A region of Streptomyces sp. NBC_01788 DNA encodes the following proteins:
- a CDS encoding SDR family oxidoreductase, with product MTELSGKVALVTGASRGIGYGIAEALVARGDRVCITGRNEDALKEAVERLGSDRAVAVAGKAHDEAHQAEVVERVMEAFGRVDFLINNAGTNPVFGPIADLDLNVARKVFETNVVSALGFAQRTWHAWQKDNGGAIVNIASVAGLSASPFVGAYGVSKAAMINLTQQLAHEFAPRVRVNAIAPAVVKTRFAKALYEGREEEAAASYPLGRLGVPSDIGGAAAFLTSAQSDWVTGQTLVVDGGIFLNAGVG from the coding sequence ATGACTGAACTTTCCGGCAAGGTCGCCCTCGTCACCGGCGCGAGCCGCGGCATCGGATACGGCATCGCCGAGGCGCTGGTCGCCCGGGGCGACCGGGTGTGCATCACAGGCCGCAACGAGGACGCCCTGAAGGAGGCCGTGGAGAGGCTCGGCTCCGACCGGGCCGTCGCGGTCGCGGGCAAGGCCCACGACGAGGCCCATCAGGCCGAGGTGGTCGAGCGCGTCATGGAGGCGTTCGGCCGCGTCGACTTCCTGATCAACAACGCGGGCACCAACCCGGTGTTCGGACCGATCGCCGACCTCGACCTGAACGTGGCGCGCAAGGTCTTCGAGACCAACGTCGTCTCCGCGCTCGGCTTCGCCCAGCGCACCTGGCACGCCTGGCAGAAGGACAACGGTGGCGCGATCGTGAACATCGCCTCGGTCGCGGGCCTGTCGGCCTCGCCGTTCGTCGGCGCCTACGGCGTCAGCAAGGCGGCGATGATCAACCTGACCCAGCAACTGGCGCACGAGTTCGCGCCGAGGGTGCGCGTCAACGCGATCGCTCCGGCCGTGGTGAAGACCAGGTTCGCCAAGGCGCTGTACGAGGGCCGGGAGGAGGAGGCGGCCGCCTCCTACCCGCTGGGCCGGCTCGGCGTGCCCTCCGACATCGGCGGCGCGGCCGCGTTCCTCACCTCCGCGCAGTCCGACTGGGTCACGGGCCAGACGCTCGTCGTCGACGGCGGCATCTTCCTCAACGCGGGGGTGGGCTGA
- a CDS encoding DinB family protein — MTTERRQEPATNASERAMLEGWLDYHRQTLAWKCEGLTDEQLRTASVEPSELTLMGLVRHMAEVERHWFRNMLLLDDLGPIYFSEQDPDGDFHVTDADTWAEAYATWQSEIETARRNAAGLGLDELSQGKSRRTGEPFNLRWIYTHMIEEYARHNGHADLLRERIDGASGD; from the coding sequence ATGACGACCGAGCGACGACAAGAGCCTGCCACGAACGCCTCCGAACGCGCCATGCTGGAAGGCTGGTTGGACTACCACCGGCAGACGCTGGCGTGGAAGTGCGAGGGCCTGACCGACGAGCAGTTGCGCACCGCGTCCGTGGAGCCCTCCGAACTGACCCTGATGGGTCTGGTGCGGCACATGGCCGAGGTGGAGAGGCACTGGTTCCGCAATATGCTCCTACTGGACGACCTCGGACCGATCTACTTCAGCGAGCAGGACCCGGACGGCGACTTCCACGTCACCGACGCGGACACCTGGGCGGAGGCGTACGCCACCTGGCAGTCCGAGATCGAGACCGCCCGCCGGAACGCCGCGGGCCTCGGCCTGGACGAACTGTCGCAGGGCAAGAGCAGGCGCACCGGCGAACCGTTCAACCTGCGGTGGATCTACACCCACATGATCGAGGAGTACGCCCGGCACAACGGGCACGCCGATCTGCTCCGCGAGCGGATCGACGGTGCGAGCGGGGACTGA
- a CDS encoding aminotransferase class I/II-fold pyridoxal phosphate-dependent enzyme has translation MLGEYRIEGRRAAEIAASVERAVGSGDLEPGQPLPPMRELAVELGVNPNTVAAAYRILRERGVIETAGRRGSRVRSAPATTGRDSVRVDVPEGVRDMSSGNPDPALLPPLAPAFMAAAALGDHEPVLYGDVAVEPELARIARAALDADGVPDGPVAVLSGSLDGVERVLAARLKPGDTVAVEDPGWGRTLDLVPALGLRTVPVGVDDEGPRADDVRRALADGARALIVTARAQNPTGAAVSAMRARALRAVLREHPETLLIEDDHGHGIVDLPLHPLAGATRHWAFLRSVAKAYGPDLRLAVLTGDGTTVDRVRGRQRLGPGWVSRLLQRAVVRLWTDGALDSHVVAAAYRRRRDLLTGALADRGIAAHGRSGMNVWVPVPDETGVVASLLHAGWAVAPGARYRLAAPPAIRITVSTLRDEETERLADAVATALRPAPARSYV, from the coding sequence GTGCTAGGAGAGTATCGGATCGAGGGGCGACGCGCAGCAGAGATCGCGGCGAGCGTCGAGCGCGCGGTGGGCTCCGGAGACCTGGAGCCGGGCCAACCGCTGCCGCCCATGCGGGAGTTGGCCGTCGAGCTCGGGGTGAACCCCAATACCGTCGCTGCCGCGTACCGCATCCTGCGCGAGCGCGGGGTCATCGAGACCGCCGGGCGCCGCGGCAGCCGGGTGCGGTCCGCGCCCGCCACGACCGGACGGGACAGCGTCCGCGTGGACGTGCCCGAGGGTGTGCGCGACATGTCGAGCGGCAACCCGGACCCGGCGCTGCTGCCGCCGCTGGCACCCGCGTTCATGGCGGCCGCCGCGCTGGGCGACCACGAGCCGGTGCTTTACGGGGACGTGGCCGTGGAGCCGGAGCTGGCCCGCATCGCCCGTGCCGCGCTGGACGCCGACGGGGTGCCGGACGGTCCGGTCGCCGTCCTGTCCGGTTCGCTGGACGGGGTGGAGCGCGTTCTCGCCGCCCGCCTCAAGCCCGGTGACACCGTCGCCGTCGAGGACCCCGGGTGGGGCCGCACCCTCGACCTCGTCCCCGCGCTGGGCCTGCGCACGGTGCCGGTGGGTGTCGACGACGAGGGCCCGCGCGCCGACGACGTCCGTCGTGCCCTCGCGGACGGCGCCCGCGCGCTGATCGTCACGGCCCGGGCGCAGAACCCGACCGGCGCCGCGGTGAGCGCCATGCGCGCGCGTGCCCTGCGGGCCGTCCTCCGGGAGCATCCGGAGACGCTGCTGATCGAGGACGACCACGGCCACGGCATCGTGGACCTGCCCCTGCATCCGCTCGCCGGTGCCACCCGGCACTGGGCCTTCCTGCGCTCGGTCGCCAAGGCGTACGGCCCCGACCTGCGGCTCGCCGTGCTCACCGGGGACGGGACCACAGTCGACCGGGTGCGCGGCCGGCAACGCCTCGGGCCCGGGTGGGTGAGCCGCCTGCTCCAGCGCGCCGTGGTGCGGCTGTGGACGGACGGCGCCCTGGACTCGCACGTGGTGGCCGCGGCCTACCGGCGGCGCCGCGACCTGCTGACCGGCGCGCTGGCCGACCGCGGCATCGCGGCCCACGGGCGCAGCGGCATGAACGTGTGGGTGCCCGTGCCGGACGAGACCGGCGTCGTCGCGAGCCTGCTGCACGCCGGCTGGGCCGTCGCCCCCGGCGCCCGCTACCGGCTCGCCGCCCCGCCCGCCATCCGGATCACCGTCTCCACCCTGCGGGACGAGGAGACCGAGCGGCTCGCGGACGCGGTGGCGACGGCCCTGCGCCCGGCGCCCGCGCGGAGTTACGTCTAG
- a CDS encoding uracil-DNA glycosylase, protein MTDTAMLPESWRGVLGDELLQPYFKELTEFVEEERAKGPVHPPREEVFAALDATPYDKVKVLILGQDPYHGEGQGHGLCFSVRPGVKVPPSLRNIYKEMHEELGTPIPDNGYLMPWARQGVLLLNAVLTVRGGEANSHKGRGWERFTDAVIRAVAGRPDPAVFVLWGNYAQRKLPLIDETRHVVIKGAHPSPLSAKKFFGSRPFTQINEAVAGQGHEPIDWRIPNLG, encoded by the coding sequence GTGACCGACACCGCCATGCTGCCCGAGTCCTGGCGCGGGGTTCTGGGCGACGAACTGCTGCAGCCCTACTTCAAGGAGCTGACCGAGTTCGTCGAGGAGGAGCGGGCGAAGGGCCCCGTCCACCCGCCGCGCGAGGAGGTCTTCGCCGCGCTGGACGCCACGCCGTACGACAAGGTGAAGGTCCTGATCCTCGGTCAGGACCCCTACCACGGTGAGGGTCAGGGTCATGGTCTGTGCTTCTCGGTGCGCCCCGGGGTGAAGGTCCCGCCGTCGCTGCGCAACATCTACAAGGAGATGCACGAGGAGCTGGGCACGCCGATTCCGGACAACGGGTACCTGATGCCGTGGGCGCGGCAGGGCGTGCTGCTGCTGAACGCGGTGCTCACGGTGCGCGGTGGCGAGGCCAACTCCCACAAGGGCCGCGGCTGGGAGCGGTTCACCGACGCGGTGATCCGCGCGGTGGCCGGCCGGCCCGACCCCGCGGTCTTCGTCCTGTGGGGCAACTACGCGCAGAGGAAGCTTCCGCTGATCGACGAGACCCGGCATGTCGTGATCAAGGGTGCGCACCCGTCGCCGCTGTCCGCGAAGAAGTTCTTCGGCTCCCGTCCGTTCACGCAGATCAACGAGGCGGTGGCAGGACAGGGGCACGAGCCGATCGACTGGCGGATCCCGAACCTGGGGTGA
- a CDS encoding HipA family kinase, whose amino-acid sequence MLKDVIATRYITPLREGGSLPGLVEADDFGTYVLKFTGAGQGRKTLVAEVVCGELARRLGLRVPGLVTVDLDPVLGLGEPDEQVQELLRSSGGTNLGMDFLSGALGFDPLAFPVDAEEAGRIVWFDALVNNVDRSWRNPNLLRWRGELWLIDHGATMIWHHNWPGAQASAGRPYDASEHVLAPFAPDVAAAAERLAPLITEDLLAEVTAEVPDAWLTGEPGFDTPDDLRRAYARPLLARAAVIHERIHGIEEAR is encoded by the coding sequence GTGCTCAAGGACGTCATCGCGACCCGCTACATCACCCCGCTGCGTGAGGGCGGCTCGCTGCCGGGGCTCGTCGAGGCCGACGACTTCGGGACGTACGTCCTGAAGTTCACCGGCGCCGGACAGGGCCGCAAGACGCTCGTCGCCGAAGTGGTCTGCGGGGAACTCGCCCGCAGGCTGGGACTGCGGGTGCCCGGCCTGGTGACGGTCGACCTGGACCCGGTGCTGGGGCTCGGCGAACCCGACGAACAGGTGCAGGAACTGCTCAGGTCCAGCGGCGGTACCAACCTCGGCATGGACTTCCTCTCCGGAGCGCTCGGCTTCGACCCGCTCGCCTTCCCGGTGGACGCCGAGGAGGCGGGCCGGATCGTCTGGTTCGACGCGCTGGTGAACAACGTCGACCGCTCCTGGCGCAACCCCAACCTGCTCAGATGGCGCGGTGAACTGTGGCTCATCGACCACGGCGCCACAATGATCTGGCACCACAACTGGCCCGGCGCGCAGGCCTCGGCCGGCCGGCCGTACGACGCCTCGGAGCACGTCCTCGCGCCCTTCGCGCCGGACGTCGCCGCCGCCGCGGAGCGGCTGGCGCCCCTGATCACCGAGGACCTGCTCGCCGAGGTGACCGCGGAGGTCCCGGACGCCTGGCTGACCGGTGAGCCCGGCTTCGACACGCCCGACGACCTGCGGCGGGCCTACGCACGACCGCTGCTCGCACGGGCCGCCGTGATCCACGAGCGCATCCACGGCATCGAGGAGGCACGGTGA
- a CDS encoding LysR family transcriptional regulator has translation MLNLERLRTLDALARHGSVSGAAEGLHVTTSAVSQQMAKLEREVGQQLLAKNGRGVRLTDAGRLLAEHATRILSQVELAQADLEAQRGQVVGELRLGAFPTAARGLFPAALSHLRDRHPGLRVRTAEMEPAAAVRAVLRGDVDLSVVLDWYNKPLPVPDGLTRAAILDDPADVALPVAHPHADRAEVDLEDFADDDWVTWGEAEFCDEWLLDTLRSKGVEPRIAHRAEEHATQLALVAAGLGVCVAPRLGRGPLPAGVRTVPVRQAVRRHIYAVWRADADRRPSIRAAVDALRTVGARIT, from the coding sequence ATGTTGAATCTGGAGCGCCTGCGCACTCTTGACGCCCTCGCGCGACACGGCTCGGTCAGCGGCGCCGCGGAGGGGCTGCACGTCACGACGTCGGCCGTCTCCCAGCAGATGGCGAAGCTGGAGCGGGAGGTGGGCCAGCAGCTCCTGGCCAAGAACGGCCGCGGAGTCCGGCTCACGGACGCCGGCCGGCTGCTCGCCGAGCACGCGACGCGCATCCTGTCCCAGGTCGAGCTCGCCCAGGCCGATCTGGAGGCGCAGCGCGGGCAGGTGGTCGGCGAGCTGCGCCTCGGCGCGTTCCCGACCGCCGCGCGCGGGCTGTTCCCGGCCGCCCTGTCCCATCTGCGCGACCGGCATCCCGGCTTGCGGGTCCGCACCGCGGAGATGGAGCCGGCCGCCGCCGTGCGCGCCGTGCTGCGCGGCGACGTGGACCTGTCCGTCGTCCTCGACTGGTACAACAAGCCGCTGCCCGTGCCGGACGGGCTCACCCGGGCCGCGATCCTCGACGACCCCGCCGACGTGGCACTGCCCGTCGCGCACCCGCACGCCGACCGCGCCGAGGTCGACCTGGAGGACTTCGCGGACGACGACTGGGTCACCTGGGGCGAGGCCGAGTTCTGCGACGAGTGGCTGCTGGACACGCTGCGCTCCAAGGGCGTCGAGCCGCGCATCGCCCACCGGGCCGAGGAGCACGCCACCCAGCTCGCCCTGGTCGCCGCCGGTCTCGGCGTGTGCGTGGCGCCCCGGCTGGGGCGCGGGCCGCTGCCCGCCGGGGTGCGCACCGTCCCGGTGCGGCAGGCGGTGCGACGGCACATCTACGCCGTCTGGCGCGCCGACGCCGACCGCCGGCCCTCCATCCGCGCGGCCGTCGACGCCCTTCGGACGGTGGGCGCGCGGATCACCTGA
- a CDS encoding TetR/AcrR family transcriptional regulator, whose protein sequence is MSARPESAQRADLVADTALALLAERGMRGLTHRAVDERAGLPQGSTSNLARTRQALLELTVRRLAEREARVLALHEMPDPRTGGLDSLVDGLALATHRALTRNRALTLARYELSLEATRRPELRSHFDAAGARFRDQLGALVSAMGSTAPERHVLSLVAWADGLMYSCVAGSFHARVPELDELRAGLRELLEGMFGTGKPLV, encoded by the coding sequence ATGTCCGCACGTCCCGAGAGCGCTCAGCGCGCCGATCTCGTCGCCGACACCGCGCTCGCTCTGCTCGCCGAGCGCGGGATGCGTGGTCTGACGCACCGGGCGGTCGACGAGAGGGCCGGGTTGCCGCAGGGCTCGACGTCGAACCTCGCCCGCACCCGGCAGGCCCTGCTGGAACTGACGGTGCGGCGGCTGGCCGAGCGTGAGGCGCGGGTGCTCGCGCTGCACGAGATGCCCGACCCACGCACCGGAGGTCTCGACTCGCTGGTGGACGGACTGGCACTGGCCACCCACCGGGCCCTGACCCGCAACCGGGCCCTGACCCTCGCCCGCTACGAACTCTCCCTGGAGGCCACCCGCCGCCCGGAGCTGCGCTCCCACTTCGACGCGGCGGGTGCCCGTTTCCGCGACCAACTCGGCGCGCTGGTCTCGGCGATGGGCTCGACCGCCCCGGAGCGGCACGTACTGTCCCTGGTCGCCTGGGCGGACGGGCTCATGTACTCCTGCGTGGCGGGGTCCTTCCACGCACGGGTACCGGAGCTGGACGAACTGCGCGCGGGGCTGCGGGAGTTGCTGGAGGGGATGTTCGGCACCGGAAAACCCTTGGTGTAA
- a CDS encoding DUF3037 domain-containing protein: protein MNERHLAGGGRAGDRHIVRGGRTDDRDVYEYALLRVVPRVERGECVNAGVLVYSRARAYVGARTHLDESRLLALDPHADVAGVRAALAAIESVCAGGAAAGQAAGDDAGRRFRWLVAPRSTIVQPGPVHTGLTTDPAAEAERLLDLLVR from the coding sequence GTGAACGAGCGTCACCTCGCCGGAGGCGGCCGCGCGGGCGACCGCCACATCGTCCGGGGCGGCCGGACGGACGACCGCGACGTCTACGAGTACGCCCTGCTGCGCGTCGTCCCGCGCGTCGAGCGTGGCGAGTGCGTCAACGCGGGCGTACTCGTCTACAGCCGCGCCCGCGCCTACGTCGGCGCCCGCACTCACCTGGACGAGTCCCGGCTGCTCGCCCTGGACCCGCACGCGGACGTCGCGGGCGTGCGCGCCGCGCTCGCCGCGATCGAGAGCGTGTGCGCCGGGGGAGCGGCGGCCGGGCAGGCCGCGGGCGACGACGCCGGGCGGCGCTTCCGCTGGCTGGTCGCGCCCCGCTCCACCATCGTCCAGCCCGGTCCGGTGCACACCGGACTGACCACCGACCCGGCCGCGGAGGCCGAGCGGTTGCTGGACCTTCTGGTGAGGTAA
- a CDS encoding DMT family transporter — protein MSSTSPASATSPQSPPGPAGPARRPVHWRVRFAFLSLVWGFSFLFMKVGTNGFAPFQVTLGRLVFGTAVLAVAMAVKRERLPRGGRTWGHLAVAALFLNALPFSLFAYSELTIPSTLAGICNATSPLWGMALSLVALSEDRPTRLRVAGLGLGFLGVLTVLGAWQGFHGLDASGTAMALLASLCYPVGWIYVRRTLAGSTESHLSLTGGQLLLATVQLAIVTPLFTSAPDHLPVMPLLAIAALGALGTGFAMLVQYGLVAEVGPTTAQMVTYFVPVIATAAGVAVLGENLTWSTPVGAVIVLAGAALTQARPKSGGTSARPGTPRPDQAPASAPTTPESPSRPEPSTTA, from the coding sequence ATGAGCAGCACCTCGCCCGCCTCCGCGACGTCCCCGCAGTCCCCGCCCGGCCCCGCAGGACCGGCCCGCCGCCCCGTGCACTGGCGGGTCCGTTTCGCCTTCCTGTCGCTGGTCTGGGGCTTCAGCTTCCTGTTCATGAAGGTGGGCACGAACGGCTTCGCCCCCTTCCAAGTGACCCTCGGGCGGCTGGTGTTCGGCACGGCGGTGCTCGCGGTGGCGATGGCGGTGAAGCGGGAGCGGCTGCCGCGCGGCGGACGCACCTGGGGGCATCTGGCGGTCGCGGCGCTCTTCCTCAACGCGCTGCCGTTCTCGCTCTTCGCGTACTCGGAGCTGACGATCCCCTCCACCCTCGCGGGGATCTGCAACGCGACCTCGCCCCTGTGGGGCATGGCACTGTCCCTCGTCGCCCTCTCCGAGGACCGCCCGACGCGGCTCCGGGTCGCGGGCCTCGGGCTGGGCTTTCTCGGGGTGCTGACGGTGCTCGGCGCCTGGCAGGGCTTCCACGGACTGGACGCGAGCGGCACGGCGATGGCTCTGCTGGCCTCGCTGTGCTACCCGGTCGGCTGGATCTACGTCCGCCGCACCCTGGCGGGTTCCACCGAGTCGCACCTGTCGTTGACCGGCGGGCAGTTGCTGCTGGCCACGGTGCAACTGGCCATCGTCACACCGCTGTTCACCAGCGCTCCGGACCACCTGCCCGTCATGCCGCTGCTCGCGATCGCCGCCCTGGGCGCCCTGGGCACCGGCTTCGCGATGCTCGTCCAGTACGGGCTGGTCGCGGAGGTCGGGCCGACGACGGCCCAGATGGTCACGTACTTCGTCCCGGTGATCGCCACCGCGGCCGGCGTCGCCGTGCTCGGGGAGAACCTCACCTGGTCGACCCCGGTCGGCGCGGTGATCGTCCTGGCGGGCGCGGCGCTGACGCAGGCCCGCCCGAAGAGCGGCGGCACGTCGGCCCGGCCCGGCACACCCCGGCCGGACCAGGCACCCGCCTCCGCCCCGACGACTCCCGAGTCACCCTCCCGCCCGGAGCCGTCCACGACGGCCTAG
- a CDS encoding ABC transporter substrate-binding protein: protein MSNRNRCLRPAVVTAAMSLVAGCGVFSHGDPEGKGPIVVGTTSAPSTLDPAASWDGSWELFRNIYQTLLAYPNGATTPQPDAAERCEFTDSGYQTYRCRLRPDMKFADGHALDARAVKYSIDRIRTINVAGGPAGLLDSLDQVQVTGDRDVVFKLNKPDATFPFVLATPAMSIVDPDDYPDRSLREDNEVDGSGPYSLKEYDEGKKAELVRNDRYKGFADRRNDAVTIRYFQDSAAMVKALRDKQIDVTYRGLGADDIISLQRKDTKDLQLVEGAGTDISYLVFNPKDRWSARPAVRKAVAQVVDRAAIAHNVYDDTVDPLYSMVPKGLTGHTTAFFDDFGDPSVAKARKILTDAGITEKVPLTFWYTTDRYGSETAKEFEELKRQLDGSGLFTITLKSRPWKTYVVGYQRGEYPVFGRGWFPDFPDADNFIAPFVGEQNALGTPYPVPQITKELLPESRREADRANVVDQFQQAQQILVNDARLLPLWQGKVYVGASEDISGGERALDPSTIMMMWELSRKTSW from the coding sequence GTGTCCAACCGGAACCGATGCCTGCGGCCGGCGGTGGTGACCGCGGCCATGTCCCTGGTGGCCGGCTGCGGCGTCTTCTCCCACGGCGACCCGGAGGGCAAGGGACCCATCGTCGTCGGGACCACGAGCGCCCCCAGCACCCTGGACCCGGCTGCTTCCTGGGACGGCTCCTGGGAGCTCTTCCGGAACATCTACCAGACCCTGCTGGCCTACCCGAACGGCGCGACCACGCCCCAGCCGGACGCCGCCGAGCGCTGCGAGTTCACCGACAGCGGCTACCAGACCTACCGCTGCCGACTGCGTCCGGACATGAAGTTCGCCGACGGGCACGCGCTGGACGCGCGAGCCGTCAAGTACTCGATCGACCGGATCAGGACCATCAACGTGGCCGGCGGCCCGGCGGGGCTGCTCGACAGCCTGGACCAGGTGCAGGTGACCGGCGACCGGGATGTGGTCTTCAAGCTGAACAAGCCCGACGCCACCTTCCCCTTCGTGCTCGCCACACCTGCCATGTCGATCGTGGACCCCGACGACTACCCTGATCGCTCGCTGCGCGAGGACAACGAGGTCGACGGTTCCGGACCGTACTCCCTGAAGGAGTACGACGAGGGCAAGAAGGCGGAGCTGGTCAGGAACGACCGCTACAAGGGGTTCGCCGACCGAAGAAACGACGCGGTGACCATCCGCTACTTCCAGGACTCCGCCGCCATGGTCAAGGCGCTGCGGGACAAGCAGATCGACGTCACCTACCGGGGTCTGGGCGCCGACGACATCATCTCCCTGCAGCGCAAGGACACCAAGGACCTCCAGCTCGTGGAGGGCGCCGGCACCGACATCAGCTATCTGGTGTTCAACCCCAAGGACCGCTGGTCCGCCAGGCCGGCCGTACGCAAGGCCGTCGCGCAGGTCGTCGACCGCGCCGCCATCGCGCACAACGTCTACGACGACACGGTCGACCCGCTGTACTCCATGGTCCCCAAGGGCCTCACCGGCCACACCACGGCGTTCTTCGACGACTTCGGCGACCCCAGTGTCGCCAAGGCCCGCAAGATCCTCACCGACGCGGGCATCACCGAGAAGGTCCCGCTGACCTTCTGGTACACCACCGACCGCTACGGCTCGGAGACGGCCAAGGAGTTCGAGGAGCTCAAGCGGCAGCTCGACGGCTCCGGCCTGTTCACGATCACCCTGAAGAGCCGGCCCTGGAAGACGTACGTCGTGGGCTACCAGAGGGGCGAGTACCCGGTGTTCGGGCGCGGCTGGTTCCCGGACTTCCCCGACGCCGACAACTTCATCGCCCCGTTCGTGGGCGAGCAGAACGCGCTCGGCACGCCCTACCCGGTGCCGCAGATCACCAAGGAACTGCTGCCCGAGTCGCGCCGCGAGGCCGACCGCGCGAACGTGGTCGATCAGTTCCAGCAGGCGCAGCAGATCCTGGTGAACGACGCACGGCTGCTGCCGCTGTGGCAGGGCAAGGTGTACGTCGGCGCCAGCGAGGACATCTCCGGCGGTGAGCGGGCGCTCGACCCGTCGACGATCATGATGATGTGGGAGCTGTCCCGGAAGACCAGCTGGTAG
- the fabG gene encoding 3-oxoacyl-ACP reductase FabG, with amino-acid sequence MSTTEQRVAVVTGAARGIGAVTAVRLAAEGRAVAVIDLDEAACKDTVEKITAAGGKAVAIGADVSDEAQVEAAVARVAEELGAPTILVNNAGVLRDNLLFKMSVSDWDTVMNVHLRGSFLMSRACQKHMVDAGFGRIVNLSSSSALGNRGQVNYSAAKAGLQGFTKTLAKELGKFGITANSVAPGFIATEMTKATAERVGMGFEDFKAVAATQIPVQRVGEPEDIANAIAFFTGDAAGFVSGQVLYVAGGPLD; translated from the coding sequence ATGTCCACCACTGAGCAGCGGGTCGCCGTCGTCACCGGTGCCGCGCGCGGCATCGGCGCCGTCACCGCCGTACGGCTGGCCGCCGAGGGACGCGCGGTCGCCGTGATCGACCTCGACGAGGCCGCCTGCAAGGACACCGTGGAGAAGATCACCGCGGCCGGCGGCAAGGCCGTCGCGATCGGCGCCGACGTCTCGGACGAGGCACAGGTCGAGGCGGCGGTCGCGCGCGTCGCCGAGGAACTCGGCGCGCCCACCATCCTGGTCAACAACGCGGGTGTGCTCCGCGACAACCTGTTGTTCAAGATGAGCGTCTCGGACTGGGACACCGTCATGAACGTCCATCTGCGCGGCTCCTTCCTGATGAGCCGCGCCTGCCAGAAGCACATGGTGGACGCCGGCTTCGGCCGGATCGTCAACCTCTCGTCGTCCTCGGCGCTCGGCAACCGCGGCCAGGTCAACTACTCGGCGGCCAAGGCCGGTCTGCAGGGCTTCACCAAGACCCTCGCCAAGGAGCTCGGCAAGTTCGGCATCACCGCCAACTCCGTCGCACCCGGCTTCATCGCCACCGAGATGACCAAGGCCACCGCGGAGCGCGTCGGCATGGGCTTCGAGGACTTCAAGGCCGTGGCCGCCACCCAGATTCCGGTGCAGCGCGTCGGCGAGCCGGAGGACATCGCCAACGCCATCGCCTTCTTCACCGGCGACGCGGCCGGCTTCGTCTCCGGCCAGGTGCTGTACGTGGCCGGCGGGCCGCTCGACTAG
- a CDS encoding Rieske (2Fe-2S) protein, with product MTSESLHPQGAPARRTVVAAVGAAGLAAALTACGSEDTSGSGTSTTQNGSGTAGGSGGDGAAAGSGGTALAKTSDIPEGGGKVLGSVVVTQPAKGEFKAFSSTCTHQGCAVNRIADGVIVCPCHQSEFSAADGSVKKGPALKPLPAKDITVADGEIRLA from the coding sequence ATGACCAGTGAATCGCTTCACCCCCAGGGGGCACCGGCCCGCCGCACGGTGGTGGCGGCGGTGGGCGCGGCGGGGCTCGCCGCCGCGCTGACCGCGTGCGGATCGGAGGACACGTCCGGCTCCGGTACGTCCACCACCCAGAACGGCTCCGGCACGGCGGGCGGTTCGGGCGGTGACGGCGCCGCGGCGGGTTCCGGTGGCACCGCGCTCGCCAAGACCTCCGACATTCCGGAGGGCGGCGGCAAGGTCTTGGGCAGCGTGGTGGTCACGCAGCCGGCGAAGGGCGAGTTCAAGGCGTTCTCCTCGACCTGCACCCACCAGGGCTGCGCGGTGAACCGGATCGCCGACGGCGTGATCGTCTGCCCGTGCCACCAGAGCGAGTTCTCCGCCGCCGACGGCAGTGTCAAGAAGGGCCCGGCCCTGAAGCCGCTGCCCGCCAAGGACATCACGGTCGCGGACGGGGAGATCAGGCTCGCCTGA
- a CDS encoding pyridoxamine 5'-phosphate oxidase family protein — translation MTVTQRRGRKIMMTPGELDEFLTTQRTCRVATVSPGGAPHVSALWFVWDGTSLWLYSVVRSRRWADLRRDPRVAVIIDTGEEYEQLRGVELSGTAEVVGEAPRTGELCAELDLPETLFARKNFGLEEMPYDGRHAWLRLTPEKIVSWDFRKLGSV, via the coding sequence ATGACCGTCACTCAGCGCCGGGGCCGGAAGATCATGATGACGCCGGGCGAGCTGGACGAGTTCCTGACCACCCAGCGCACCTGCCGGGTCGCCACCGTGTCACCCGGCGGCGCTCCGCACGTGAGCGCGCTGTGGTTCGTCTGGGACGGCACCTCGTTGTGGCTCTACTCCGTGGTGCGCAGCAGGCGTTGGGCCGACCTGCGCCGCGATCCGCGGGTGGCCGTGATCATCGACACGGGCGAGGAGTACGAACAACTGCGGGGCGTGGAGCTGTCCGGCACGGCGGAGGTCGTGGGCGAAGCACCGCGCACCGGGGAGCTGTGCGCCGAACTCGACCTGCCCGAGACGCTGTTCGCCCGCAAGAACTTCGGCCTGGAGGAGATGCCGTACGACGGCCGGCACGCGTGGCTGCGGCTGACCCCGGAGAAGATCGTCTCCTGGGACTTCCGCAAGCTGGGCTCGGTGTAG